ACAGGGAACTCGTCATCTAAAGAAGTCATAATTTGTTAGATTGCAAAAACAGATGAATTGATGAGGAGAAACATGCGATTTCTACTGTGCGGAGTCATTGCTAGCTTAGGAATTTTACCATTGCCAGCTTTAGCGCAGACACAAAACCAGCTATCCGATGCCCAAGTTGCGGCGATGGTAGAAGCATTGCGACTAGCTGCACCTAAAACAGGTAAAGCCAACGATGGCTACTACAGCGATTGGCAAGTTAAACCAGAAACCCTCAAAGGTTGGTCAAGAAATTGTCTGAAAAAAGAAGTAACACCAATACAATTTGAAAATAGTCCGGAGTTAGCACGTCAAGTTGTTTCATGTATTGTGCGTCGTGAGTTAAATAATCAGTACGCAGCTACTAAGAATAATGAAATCAGTGCTGTGCGTGGGACTGCTTGTTGGTGGATGACTGGTAGTTACACAGGCTGCAACAGTGGTTTTACTGGTACTTATGTACAACAGGTAGTTGGTTATTATCAACAACAGCGTTCTAAACGTTAAAAACGAACGGGGAACAGATAACATTTCCATGTTCTCTGTTCCCTCTGATAACTCACTTCAAAATTTGCAATTATTTTCAGCACAATATACTGATTGATATGTACTAGAACGCTTACCAAACAGACTATAACGATTGTCGCGGATTTGTTCGTAAATGCGATCGCCTGCCCATTTGACTCCAGGTAAAGCCCGATACGCATCCACAAAAATACTACCAAATGGTAATATACGGCCAATTTCTTCCGCCGCCGCACTACCCTGCCAGCGTTGTTCCGGCGCATTGGCATTAATCAAAATCATACCCAACTCACAATCTTGGGGTGTAATTCCCCACTCTTGGAGAGTTTGCTGATCTTGCATGGAGATGTAGCGAAACTGGTTTCCCTGATCTAGATTTTCTAGTAGTTGCACCAAGGTAACGCAAAGATTGCAGTTTCCGTCGTAGATTACGTAGTAGTTCATAGTGGTCAGTTATCAGTGATCAGTTCTCAGTTATCAAGGCTATTTGCTCTATGTACTCTATGTACACTTCTTACCAACAAACAGCAAATAACTAAGCAAATATCCACCAAAAGTAAGATATTTGGATTTTTAGCAAGAACAGACAAGACAAGCATACGGGTGTCCGCTAAACTCTTCTTGAGCAAGTAATCTTATTTGAAAAAAGATTGCGACACATTGATATCGCAAACGCTTATCCAATTAATGTTTCACAATCCAAAATCCAAAATCGTATAAGAGGGTAGTCATGAGATATAAACTCTTGGGTAAAAGCGGGTTACGAGTCTCTGAACTCTGCTTAGGAACCATGACTTTTGGCGAAGACTGGGGTTGGGGAGCATCTCAAGATGAAAGCCGCAAAGTCTTTGATGCTTTTGTAGAAGCTGGTGGTAATTTTATTGACACTGCCAATGGTTACACCGATGGATCTAGTGAAAAGATTGTTGGTGAATTTATTGCCTCGGAACGGGAACGCTTTGTCGTTGCCACAAAGTACTCGTTTCCTTTACAGATGAATGACCATAAAGGCAATCCTAATGGTAGTGGCAATCATCGCAAAAACATGATAGAGTCCCTTGAAGGTAGTTTGAAACGCCTCAAGACTGACTATATTGATTTGTTCTGGTTGCACGCTTGGGATTTTATGACGCCCGTTGAAGAAATTATGCGTGCTTTTGATGATTTAGTACGTCAAGGAAAAGTATTATACATTGGAATTTCCGACGCACCTGCGTGGGTAGTTTCCCAAGCCAATACTATGGCACATTTTCAGGGCTGGACGCCATTTGTAGCTCTCCAAATTGAGTATAATTTATTGCAACGCACTCCGGAGCGAGATTTACTACCAATGGCGAAAGCCTTTGACTTGGCTGTATTACCGTGGTCTCCTCTAGGTGGTGGCGTATTAACAGGTAAATATAACAAGAGTCAGGGCAATGGTAACGAACAGGGAAGACTCTCTAGTACTGCTGGCGGAAATATTTCCGAACGTGCTTTAGCGATCGCCGAAGTTGTTACCCATGTTGCTCAAGAAATCGGACGTATACCCTCTCAAGTTGCACTGGCTTGGTTACGCGCTCAAGCTGGTGTCATTATCCCAATTATTGGGGCGCGGAAGGTATCGCAGATTCAAGATAATTTAGCTTGTGTTGACATTAATCTGTCACCAGAACATCTACAACGTCTCAACGAAGTAAGCCAAATTGAACTTGGTTTTCCCCATGATTTCTTGCAGAATGAAGTCATACGCGATCGCCTTTTCGGTGGCACATTTAACCTGATAGACAATCATCATTCTTAATGTTAGTGGTTAATTGATATTGGTTAGTAGTACCACTAACTACTAACTACTAACTACTAACTATTTTCTAGAATGCAATTATTTTATATCGATAAAGGAAAAATACCATCTACCGCCAGAGAGTTTCGTACGGCAGCGTACAATCTGTAGACTTGTTTTGTCGATCAAAAACAACAGAACTAGAACAAAGAGAGTTAGGACTATGGCAGATAAGCTTTCATCACGTCTTTACCCCAGCCGCATTGACCTTCCTGCTGATGCACGCGTCAAAATTGTTGAACTTCTCAATCAAACTCTAGCCGCAACAACAGATTTGAAAACTCAGACAAAACAGGCGCACTGGAACGTCAAAGGAACCGACTTCTACCAACTGCACGAATTGTTTGATGAAATTGCAGATGAGTTGGAAGAGTATGTCGACATGTTTGCAGAAAGAATCACCGCTTTAGGTGGTTATGCTTGTGGTACAGCTCGGATGGCAGCAGCTAATTCAATTTTGCCAGAATATCCAGTTGATATTTTGGATGGTATGCAGCATGTTACCGCATTGGCAGAGCGCTTTGCACCCTATGCTAAGCACATCAGACAAGCGATCGACACAACCAATGATTTAGGTGATGCAGATACAGCCGATCTTTACACCGAAGTCTCTCGCACCATTGACAAGCGACTGTGGTTCTTAGAAGCTCATTTGCAACCAGCAGAAGTGAAATCAGAAAATGGTGCTACAGCTGCTACAACTAAAGCAAAAGTTGCTGCTAAATAATTAAGACAATGTAGTTATTAGTTAGTAAGTAGAGACGCGATGTTCCTCGCGTCTGTACATTATTAGTTAACAGTTATTTGCATATATAGTAAATAATTGCCAAAAATCAACAAACAACAAATTTTTTAGGTACGTTATGCTCAATGTAACGTACCATTTTTTATACTTTATCTGTTGATTGTAATTTAATGTAATGAGGATAAAAAGAATAGTAATACCAATTCAAAAAATGTTTGCGACAGATAAGGCATTGAGGATGAAGTCATAACCAGTCAAAGAAGCAGCAATTTGAGGAGTGAGGAGAGCTAGGAGTTGAGCAACCTTGGTTTGCAGATGCTCCAGGTGATCAAATAGCTCCCATTTCAAGTCTTGCTTGAGATATTCCCAAACGCGCTCTATGGGATTCAGTTCAGGAGAATGAGCAGGCTGGAACAAAAGAACAATATTCTCTGGAATTTGTAAACGTTTAGCTTTATGAAATAAGCCGTTATCAACTTGGAGAATGTTAAGTGATTTGGGATAACAGGCAGCGAACTCGTTCAAAAATTGTTGGTAGCATTCGGTATCAACATGAGAAAACTGCCAAAATAAACTTTCCCCAGTAAGTGGTTCAACTGCTCCATATAGCCAGAACGCTTTAAATTGCCACTGCCAATCACCAATAGGCTTAACTCCGGGAAGAGTAATTTTACGTCCTTCAATGGTTTTGAGTCCAAATCGACTCTCATCTTGTACAAAATAACGAATATTTTCGTACTGGGGCAAGATAATGGCACTGTATTGAGCAATTAATTGCAAGTCATCACCGAGTTTTTTTTAAAAGACTCTAGTTTTTCTTCGTCCTGTTTTCGGTTACGCGGACGTGGGACTTTCAGCTTGGCTTTGAGCCTGTAACGTGCCAGATGATGTACAGTTGCGTACTCAGCTTGCACACCCAAGGTTTTTTCTAACCAATGTTGTATTTGTGTGTACCGTTGAAACCCACCTTCTGGTTGTTCGAGTTGTTTTTTCAAACTCGATACAGCCCAATCTGGTATTGCTCTTTTTCGACCTGAACTCGTTCCAAATTCAACAACCGCCTCAATTCCTCCTTCTCGATAATCTGCCAACCATCGATGTACTGTAGCTCGATGTTTTCCCAAGATTTTAGCAATCTCACTTACACTCATTTCTTGCCCTTTAATCAGATATAGGGCTTGTATACGTTCTTTGCTCCGAGACTGTTTTTGATGTCTGAGCAACTTCTCTAGTTCCTCGACACTATCAACTATCTCGATCTGTGTTACCCCTACCATCACATACCCTGAATGCTACTTCTGTCTATTTTTACCATCTGTCGCATTCTTTTTTCAAATTGGTATAACTTTTTGGTAACTCCCTTACTTTTAAGTATCTACTTTTCATTTTGAAGACATATACTCTAATATTGAAATAGGTAAAAACCAGGGAAAAATAAATCAGCAGTTCATACTTGCGTTATTGATATTTAATTAAGAGCAATTTAACCTCTGGTGAAATATATGTAAACAGATGAATTTTAAGCAATATAGCGGTTTGCAAAGTGTCAATTATGTATGTAAATCACTTCAGATCGTAATTAGCAAACTCAAAAAAACAAATTCATACAAATATATAAATTCCAAGGAGTAGACTATGGTTTCCAACGCTAAAACCCATCTCATTCATGATAGAAATGCACGTGGTCGTACCCAAACAGGCTGGCTCGATAGTTATCATACATTTTCTTTTGGTAACTTTTATGATCCTAATCGTATGGGATTTCGTTCTTTGCGTGTAATTAATGATGATCGTGTGGCGCCTGGTGCAGGTTTTCCTACTCATGGTCATAAAGACATGGAAATTTTCACCTATGTGCTAGAAGGAGCCATAGAACATCAAGATAGTTTAGGTAACGGTTCAGTCATTCGTCCAGGAGAAGCACAAATTATGAGTGCTGGAACTGGTATTTTACATAGTGAATTTAATCCATCTAAAACTGAACCAGGCCACTTCTTACAAATTTGGATTCTTCCTAATCAAAAAGGACTGCAACCTAGATATGATCAAAAGGCTTTTCCTCTTGAAGAAAGAAAAGGTAAATTACGCTTAATTGCTGCCAAAGATGGGCGTGATGGTGCTGTGAAAATTTTCCAAGATGTTGATTTGTACACATCTGTTTTGGAAGCTGGTGATGTTGTCAATTATCAGATTTTGCCTCATCGTTATGGTTGGTTGCAAATTGCTAATGGTATCGCCAAATTAAATGGTGAAGAACTTCGTGCAGGTGATGGTGTGCAAATAAATGGCGAAGAACAACTAGAAATCAGCACTGATATCGGTGCAGAAATCTTGTTGTTTGATTTGGGTTAAATTGTAGCAGTTCGTAGTGAGCGCTTCAGCGTTCACTACAAAACTTTTTATAGTTAAACTAGTGGATTTGGAAAATTTGTCCAGAGATTTACTATGCCATCTTTAGCAGGAAAAGTTGCAATTGTGACGGGTGCATCGCGGGGAATTGGACGTGTGATCGCATTCAAATTTGCACAACAAGAAGTATGAATAAGTGGGGAATAGTTATGGGTTTTGTTGTCTCAAACTATCTCATCTCCCTGTCCCTGATTCTCCTCCTTGTCCTGTACCTGGGGGTCCTCCACCTGTTCCTGATCTCCCAAAATTACTTTCATCAAACCACTCAGCCTTCAGAAGTGACCACCAAGCAGCTGTTAGTCCAGCTAATACGTAGTCGTAGGGAAGCCACCCGTAACCCTCTACTCCCCATTCAGTCCCCCAAGAGTTTCTAATTAAGAATGCACCTTTTGAGTAGTATCTGCGATCGCTACACTGAATAAACTTGTAATCATCATAGCCAACCGCAACGACAGTGTGTCCACCAATAACTTTGTCTTTTTGAGGATTGGGATATGCAATCCAACCCTGATTGTAATTAGAATTATCGTAGGCAGAAGAATACATTGTAAATCCGAAAATGCAAGGAAAACCTGCTGCTAAAACAGCCTTAATCTGAAATAGCAGACTTTCTGTGGTAATGCCAGCGTAATCTAAAAGAAAGTATTTAAGTGATTGGTAATTCTGAGCATAAGCATAGCAATAAGGAGGTGGTTCTTCGTCTACTTGATCTTCTTCATAAGGCCATGCTTCTTCTGGAGGAACACCAAATAAAGCTAGTACTTTCATTGTTTCTCGTATAGATGCTCCCACGTCTCCTTGAACATTCATTTTATTGCGTGCAGCTTTGTATAGAAATAAAGGAGAAGCATCTATAAACTTACCAAAATTTCTATTTTCCAAATATTCTAATAAAGCGATCGCTGCAAATGCTGTGCATGAATTCAGCGAACCTTGATCTCTAATTGGAGAAAACCAATAGCTTAAATCTATAACACTTGGAATCAGGAAGAATGGTTTTTTATTATTTTTAATATTCTTTTGCTTATATAAATTTAATTCTTTAATAAAACTGTTATTTACTATAGGTATTTCTAAATCTAAAGTTGGAAACAGTTTTAATTTTTCTTCTCTACTTACGTCTTTAGGTAATAAGG
Above is a genomic segment from Fischerella sp. JS2 containing:
- a CDS encoding aldo/keto reductase, whose translation is MRYKLLGKSGLRVSELCLGTMTFGEDWGWGASQDESRKVFDAFVEAGGNFIDTANGYTDGSSEKIVGEFIASERERFVVATKYSFPLQMNDHKGNPNGSGNHRKNMIESLEGSLKRLKTDYIDLFWLHAWDFMTPVEEIMRAFDDLVRQGKVLYIGISDAPAWVVSQANTMAHFQGWTPFVALQIEYNLLQRTPERDLLPMAKAFDLAVLPWSPLGGGVLTGKYNKSQGNGNEQGRLSSTAGGNISERALAIAEVVTHVAQEIGRIPSQVALAWLRAQAGVIIPIIGARKVSQIQDNLACVDINLSPEHLQRLNEVSQIELGFPHDFLQNEVIRDRLFGGTFNLIDNHHS
- a CDS encoding thiol-disulfide oxidoreductase DCC family protein; the encoded protein is MNYYVIYDGNCNLCVTLVQLLENLDQGNQFRYISMQDQQTLQEWGITPQDCELGMILINANAPEQRWQGSAAAEEIGRILPFGSIFVDAYRALPGVKWAGDRIYEQIRDNRYSLFGKRSSTYQSVYCAENNCKF
- the dps gene encoding DNA starvation/stationary phase protection protein Dps; the encoded protein is MADKLSSRLYPSRIDLPADARVKIVELLNQTLAATTDLKTQTKQAHWNVKGTDFYQLHELFDEIADELEEYVDMFAERITALGGYACGTARMAAANSILPEYPVDILDGMQHVTALAERFAPYAKHIRQAIDTTNDLGDADTADLYTEVSRTIDKRLWFLEAHLQPAEVKSENGATAATTKAKVAAK
- a CDS encoding helix-turn-helix domain-containing protein, which codes for MVGVTQIEIVDSVEELEKLLRHQKQSRSKERIQALYLIKGQEMSVSEIAKILGKHRATVHRWLADYREGGIEAVVEFGTSSGRKRAIPDWAVSSLKKQLEQPEGGFQRYTQIQHWLEKTLGVQAEYATVHHLARYRLKAKLKVPRPRNRKQDEEKLESFKKNSVMTCN
- a CDS encoding IS630 family transposase, with product MQLIAQYSAIILPQYENIRYFVQDESRFGLKTIEGRKITLPGVKPIGDWQWQFKAFWLYGAVEPLTGESLFWQFSHVDTECYQQFLNEFAACYPKSLNILQVDNGLFHKAKRLQIPENIVLLFQPAHSPELNPIERVWEYLKQDLKWELFDHLEHLQTKVAQLLALLTPQIAASLTGYDFILNALSVANIF
- a CDS encoding pirin family protein, whose product is MVSNAKTHLIHDRNARGRTQTGWLDSYHTFSFGNFYDPNRMGFRSLRVINDDRVAPGAGFPTHGHKDMEIFTYVLEGAIEHQDSLGNGSVIRPGEAQIMSAGTGILHSEFNPSKTEPGHFLQIWILPNQKGLQPRYDQKAFPLEERKGKLRLIAAKDGRDGAVKIFQDVDLYTSVLEAGDVVNYQILPHRYGWLQIANGIAKLNGEELRAGDGVQINGEEQLEISTDIGAEILLFDLG